The window TGCAGTCGCAGATGGCACCGCTTCTTTCACTACAGGATATTTTTGAGAATCTGTCTGTTTCTCTTCTGATGCTCGTCCCTCATCTCGATGACGGTGCCGAGTCGCTGTCACCTTTTGTTCGGGAGTTGGGGTGGAGGGTGGCTCTGGCTTCACTCCCTCGACTAGCAACTCAATATGACCGCTGCATGTGGGGCATTTAAAAGCAAGCGGGGCATTGTTATCGAGGGCAATATGTTGTCCGCAGTGGGGGCATTCAATTTTCATGAGTTTGTTGTTGGGTGTGAGGTGGAAAAGTTCTACTTAGCGTCAATGCCTTGGCCGCAATGAATGCAATGGAATTTAATGGGCACGTATTTAAAGTGCCTTTACCTTCTACGCTTTCAGCCTCTCTTTGTGCAATAGGGCTTTGAGTGGATACCCCTCCTGAGGCATTCCTGTGGCTTGGAATGCTTGCAGGAATAGCGGGGCCTGACTCTTCAAGTTGTATATCCTGGTTGCAGGGCGTAGCATCGTGTCCCTTGATAACCTGAATTTTAATATGGCAACCACAACCTGGGCAGGTAGACCCTCCGGAATCATTATCCCCAAGCTCGATTTTTTTATCACACCGCGGGCACTTCATAATGATCCCTTTCTTCAGTGGCACCGGGGGTATTTAAAATGCGCTCGGAGTTCCCCACAGGGAACCAATAACTCAAATTATCCTGTCACTGTCAAGTTCCCCTTCGGGAACTTTTATGGACAGACGATATAGGAACTGCATCGGCCCCGAAGTGAGGGAGCTAAGAAAAGCTCGAGTGCTGACGCAGGAGCAACTCGCCGCGAAGTTACAGCTTGCCGGTCTGCATTCCATCGACCGTGTGGGGATCGCTAAAATAGAAACCCAAATCCGTTCGGTATTTGATTACGAGCTGGCAGTAATAGCTCAAGTTATGGGGGTTGAGCTTGCGGACCTCATTCCGTCGCCAGAGAGACTGAAGAGGGATCTCGGGTCGCTCATCGGGGGGAAACGTTAGAAGGGGCACAATCCGCCTGAACACCGAGCTGGCCAAGAAGCCGCCGGAGTGCCTTGAATACCTCGTGGTCCACGAGATGGTGCATTTCCTAGAGCCGACCCACAACGACCACTTCGTCGCCCTGATGGACCGTTTCATGTCAAACTGGCGTAGCCGTAAGGACCTGCTCAACAGCCTGCCGGTGAGGCATGAGGAGTGGAGGTATTGACGCTGTCTCCGATAACCAAAGGGGGGCAAGCGTTATCCGTGGACAATTTGCCAAAGATTGCAGAAATAAATGAAATAACGCTTGCCCCCCCTTTGGGAAGACACCCCCCCCTACAGACATTCCCTCCTTTGCAGAGACATTCCCCCTCCGGATAGAAGGTTCCGCCTACGACCAGCTTCTCAGATTGTCTTCATTCAAGCTGGTCGGCGATCCTCTCGAAGTTACGGAAGAACGAGTCCAACCTAGTGCCTTTTCTTGCGTATTTGTATTGGTCCTGAGAGTAGCCGTCGTCTGGCTTGGGTGGCACCTTTGCGCAAGCATCAAGCATACCGATTATTTCGGCAACCGCGCATTCCGTGTTCTTTTTGAAAAACCCTTCTGCCGCAGCCAACCCCAGCTTAACCCGTTGGATGTAGTCTCGCCGAATCTCTGGATTAGGGCATTCAAAGCCACTGGAGGCAGGGATCTCGATCCCAATCTGGTTTCTACACGTCAACACGGCTTCAAGGCAACGACGCTTCTCTTGGGGTGTTGAATCCGGATTGGCGTCTTCCGGGGTATGCCCCTCCTCCAAGAGCCTGATCCGCTCATCATGAATTGCCCCAAGCCGACTTTGAATTTCGAGGGCAAGGCCATACGCCACCCGACGCAGGGACGGAGATGAGGACGGCAGCCATGGCCTCCGGCGAAGCTGCAAAGCGAGCGTGAAGAGCTCGGCACACAAATCAGGATGATTATGACTGTTGACATGTGTTTGTGGACTCTCTCGATGTGGATGCTCGTTATGCTCATCCAAAAGGCTGCTTATGGAGGGGCGCGATCTCTCCCTAAAGTAGGACTCGGTTCCATCCGCCCCCATCGACCCGAGCCCGACAACAGTCATGATGTCCAAAGACCGGATAAGCGACGAAATTTCTCGCACGATCGATTCATCAAGAGCTACCTGCGACCTGGAGTTTTTACTGACAATATACCGCAACACATCGTCGGTGTCGCCGAAGTTCAGCTCCGGCTCCTCGGCCTCTATAAACATCACAACTCCTGTGTCGCAGGGAGTTTTGGCGTCCTGAACCAACGGGTGATTCTCTGGCAGCCCTTCCGAACGGGCCCTCTCCAAGCACTCCTTCTGCTTCCTCTGGTTGACAGAATCAACATCAATATCGACGGGCTTCCTGTTGAGACCGTCAGCAAAACGTAGGTGACGACGTGACCCGCGACCTTCGTGTTCAACGAGAACTCCTTTGTCACGGAGCGAATTTATCCACCGCTGAATCTGCTTTTGTTGAACACCGAGGTATTCAGATGTCAGCCTGGTACGGATGAAGGCATTGTCGTCGTCCCTTTGCCTCAGGACCCACTCCAAATGGTACAGTAAAAGCGCCTGTCCGATGCCGTAATTGTTGGCATCATCGAGACCGAAGCGGACATATGGGGCGCTTGAGGAGGAACCGTCGGAAGCTGGACCGGGGCTACCGACAATTTCGGTGATTCCCGGTTTGAGATAAAATTCCGATGCCGCATTCAGTGATCCCCTGGGTCTGCCGGAACGAATTTCCAGAGCCTCCATCTGTTTCAGTTTTTGGAGTTGATCCCAGACCGCAGACGCTGAAATCCCTCCGATGTCTTCGGCCAGAGCAGCGGCACTCCGGAAGCACCAACGGCTTCCATTCTTCTTGATGGATTTAGAGGTCCAGTAAAGGAGCTTGGTAAGGATAGCTGCCGCATTGACTCCATGGGAAAGGATCAGAGTCTTGTAGACATTGTTCCGGATCTGACATGGTGAAGAATTAGAGGAGAAATCCGTCTCTGCTGGGCCGTTAGGCCCGAGCGGGGCGGATTCCTCTCTTTCTTGTTCTATATTGTTCATATCTTCTTGTATTATCTTATAGGTTCTCGGATTTGTCGCTTTCACGTGCGGATTTGTCGCTTTCATGTGCGGATTTGTCGCTTTCTCCATGTGCGGATTTGTCGCTTTCTCCATGTGCGGATTTGTCGCCCGGGTCACAGATTGTCGGCTCGCCTTGGACACGGGGAATCAAGTAGCTGTCGTCCACATCGGAGAACCATTGACATTCCCACCGGACACGGGTCCGGATCTGAAACCTTGAGCCGTAGCGGTTCTTGTCAACTGTGAGGACAGCATCACTTCCTTTGTCTTCGGGGCAACTCCTCCCAAGACCGATTAACAGCGAGCAGGGAAATGCCTTTCCGGTAGCCTCGCGAAGGTTATCGATGGTTACGGTGGTGCCCCTGGAATTGGCCTGGGATGTGGCCCATACCAGGGCATCTTCCTGTCCAGCCATACTGGCTAATGACTGTGCGATTTCCTCAAGTTGTTTGCGACCACTCTCAATACCATCCATAGAATCGACGATAACGACCGGCTTGTTCTTGTGTGCCGTCTTCAGGGGCGAGATATTGGCCACGATATCTTGCACTCCAGCGTTCCCGCCCGAGCGCAGGGATAAGACTTCGATCAAGGGGAAATCCACGGGAACAACCCCGCGGATCTTAGCATAGGCTACTCCAGACTCCCAAGACTTGAGACGCTGGAGGTATTCCTCGGTCGTCATTTCGCTATGATAGAGCTGGACCGGATGCCCCAGGGCGGCAGCGGTCTGTGCAAGGTGAACCACGAACGATGACTTCCCATCACCGGTATAGCCGCAGATTACATTGAACGTGCCCACCCGGACTCCACCACGAAGTTGGTTATCAAGGGACGTAATCCCTGTTGGAACCAGAGGCCCCTCCATAGGCGGTTGCTCGTCTCCAGTTGGCAGGAAGGCACCACCATTGATGGGGCTGTGAACTATGTCGTTTGCTGTATTCATCTGTATTTGTGTGTGCCCGTATGAAGCCCGGGCACGGGGGCGTTGTGTTTTTTGGCGCTCGCCGCTTAAGCGGCAGCGAACCTTCTCGGCACGATCATGCCCTGACTAGAGGGCACAATGCCTGCCCAACCGTCACAATGCGTGCGGAGACAACTCTTCCAGGGAGCCTTGCCCCCTGAATGGCGTGTTCCCTCTGGCCCAGGAACACCTGGCCCAGAGTGAACTCAACATTCACTATTCCATGGCTGTTTCAAACAGACCCACGGCTTTAACACCCTTATGAATGGGTAACTCTCTTACTCCGGAAGGAATTCCTCCCTGGATCTCAACCAGGCCTCCACGCTGGCGCGACAGAAACGCAGGACCTCCCTGTCCCCCCTGGGGAGGAAGATGGCGGGAAATCCATGGTCCCGGATCAACACATCGATGCTTTCTGGTCGTGTGCGTAGCCACTTGGAGACATCTCTCTTGGTTAGCAGTCTTGCTGGTTTCTCCACTTCTTTCATCTGGAAATCCAGTGACGCCGCCCCCAAGCGCGGGGATGGCCATCTGCTGTTTCCTGATATTTGATGTAGTGGAGATCATTACGAACGACAAATATAGCCATCCCGGCTGGATGTCAATCCTGAGTGATAAATAAATTGCGTTCTCCCATATTTTGAGCCAGACTCCCTCACATGAGCCGCTACAAGCCTATGGGAGTCAGCTTTCTGCCCGAACGAATTGCCATGGTGGACGACCGTGCCAAGCAGCTAGGCCTTTCCCGGTCAAAATACCTGCAGGCACTCGTCGAGGCCGACATCGATGCCGGTTTACTGGACAGCACCAAGAATGCAGCGAATGGAAAAACCACGATTAAACTGCGGGATGGCGTAACCTTGGTAGCGCTCGATAAAAAAACGGAACACGACGAGAAAGTTAAGATCATCGTCGAGGCTGTTAAGACCCTTACCCGGGCCATGCCTCAATTATTCGGAAGTGCAGGGAACGTAGAAAGGCACGCCAAAGATATCCTGAGACTAGGGTAATGAACAACAAGCCCCATAAAGTCATCAAGAGCGGCAGCGTGTCGGTGCCGGTCTACCGCAATATTATTCACGGGAAATACCGGTTCCAGGTAATCTGGCGGGAAAACGGCAAACGTATCAACAGGACAAGGACACAAGAGCGGGATGCCGTGAAGATGGCGGAAAAGGTCGCCGCGCAGCTCTCAAAGCAGGGTGATGTCAGGAAGCGGTTGGTGTCGCATAGCTCCTACCGGGCGCTCTGCCGTCTGAGTAAGATCGCCGATGGTGACATGCACGCCTTCCTGTCCGAACTGGAGGCGGCGAAGACGCATCTCGGTGACGCCGGTTGGACAGAGGCCGCCCGCTTCTGGCGCAGCCACGCACCGGACAATTTTGAAGAGAAGCTCGTCAAGGATGTGTTCGAGGAATACATGGAGCTGTTTCAGGATCGCTCGGCAGACGTCCGTAGTGCCGTGCGCACGAAGATCTGGAAGTTTGTCAAAGCGTTTGGCGGCACTTACATCGGCCAGATCACCACCAAGCAGATAGACGACTGGATGAGGCAGTTGCAATTGTCCAAGGTATACTCCAACAAGCTGAGGGCCGAACTTGTCACATTTTTCCGCAAGGCCCAGTTATGGGGGTATCTTCCCGAGGGCACCGTCGCCCCGGCCAAGATTGCCAGGCACCGGGTGGAAAGAAAAGAGCCGGCCATCTTTTCCATCGAGAAAGCCCGTGAGATCCTGACTCATGTCAGAAAAGACTGTGTCCCCTACGTCGCCATAGGACTATTCGCAGGCCTCCGCCCCTTTGAGATTGCCTGCTCCCGAAAAAAACACTCCCTGGAGTGGCAGGACATCGATTTCGTGAAGGGTTACATCAGGGTGAGGGCCGAGGTGGATGCCAAGAACCTCACCACCCGCTATGTAAAACTCCAGCCGAACCTCATGCAATGGCTTCTGCCCTACAGAAAACCCGAGGGGAAGGTCGCCATGGCCACGGCATCGGCGACGGTCAGCAAAGACCTCATCAAGAAAGGCATTATCGACACCTGGCCCCCCGATGTGATGCGCCATTCATTCTGTAGCTACCTGCTCGGGAAGGAGCAGGATATCAACAAGGTGGCCGAGCAGGCGGGCAACAGCCCCACAATGATCAAGAAGCACTACCGCAGACCCATGACCCAGGAGGACGGCGAAGCGTGGTTTGAGATCCGGCCGGATGCCGCACCGGAGGAGCAAGCTGAAGTAGCCTAACAGTAACCTAGTTACAGCTCGCAAAAAACAGAAACTTTACCATGTGCAGCGTTTATGAATTCGGCAGAGGTAAAAAGAAAGCGCCTCAAGTAATCAACGCTGACGGTTTTGATAATTTAGATGATGACGTCAGGCTCATCAGACGCACTAATACGGCCCCTGTGTATCTGAGTGACGGCGATGTCCGAATGATGCGCTGGGGCTATGAACGACCCGGCCTCGGTGTTGTAAACAATACACGCAGCGAGAACTTTGGCAGTCCCATGTGGCGGGACTCTATCGAACACCGCCGCTGCCTCATTCCCGTGACTGCTTTCTACGAGTGGTCCGGGTCCAAGGGTAACAAGCGAACTCATCGATTCACCAGCCCAGCCGATGAATGGCTATGGATGGCGGGCATCTGGGAGCAGTCAGTCAGCCAAGGCGAATGTTTCTCGATGATTACGACGACAGCAAACTCACTGATGGCACCTATACATCATCGCATGCCTGCGGTCCTCTCAGCCGATGAACTGAACCCGTATCTCAATGGCGAACTGATGGTATTCACACCCAAGCCTGACACTCTGTTAGTAAACGAGACCACGAACCCGCTGCTGAAAAACCCACCATCTCATTTACAAGGCGAGCTATTTTGATGGAATGGAATTCGTCACACTTTAAGGGGCTGTAACTCCAGTTTGTCACTCTGAGCTCGTCCATGATCGCATCTCTCAGCTTCTTCGGCTTGATGACTACGGCTCAGCGTCCCCCTAATCATTAGCGACCCTGGGATTGATTCACCCTAAGGGTGATTTTGCAACGACGGCTGATATTGTGTATAAGGGGGCATGTCACGCCACTACAGCCTGAAGCCCCGCAAGTTTGCAATGGAACTCAGAACCTCGGAGTCCTGCTCAGTGCATGGAGGTCAGTTGGCC of the Akkermansiaceae bacterium genome contains:
- a CDS encoding helix-turn-helix transcriptional regulator, with the translated sequence MDRRYRNCIGPEVRELRKARVLTQEQLAAKLQLAGLHSIDRVGIAKIETQIRSVFDYELAVIAQVMGVELADLIPSPERLKRDLGSLIGGKR
- a CDS encoding M48 family metallopeptidase, translated to MSGRSSGGNVRRGTIRLNTELAKKPPECLEYLVVHEMVHFLEPTHNDHFVALMDRFMSNWRSRKDLLNSLPVRHEEWRY
- a CDS encoding SOS response-associated peptidase family protein — translated: MCSVYEFGRGKKKAPQVINADGFDNLDDDVRLIRRTNTAPVYLSDGDVRMMRWGYERPGLGVVNNTRSENFGSPMWRDSIEHRRCLIPVTAFYEWSGSKGNKRTHRFTSPADEWLWMAGIWEQSVSQGECFSMITTTANSLMAPIHHRMPAVLSADELNPYLNGELMVFTPKPDTLLVNETTNPLLKNPPSHLQGELF